A single genomic interval of Nitratidesulfovibrio sp. SRB-5 harbors:
- the tpiA gene encoding triose-phosphate isomerase has product MKKLMAANWKMYKTAGEARTTAASLAALTADTLPDDREVVIFPQFTALSPVADALRHATGYSVGGQDVYPAAEGAYTGEISPGMLMDCGCAWVLTGHSERRHVIGESDELVGAKTAFSIDAGLKVVLCIGETIEEREAGRLGEVLERQLEAGLAGVKGDAVPAAIAVAYEPVWAIGTGKVAGPPEIVEAHGLVRQLLVARFGEGGVAVRILYGGSVKPENAREIIALDNVDGVLVGGASLQADSFSRIILA; this is encoded by the coding sequence ATGAAGAAGCTCATGGCCGCCAACTGGAAGATGTACAAGACCGCCGGGGAAGCGCGGACCACCGCCGCCTCGCTGGCGGCGTTGACGGCGGACACGCTGCCGGACGACCGCGAGGTGGTGATCTTTCCGCAGTTCACCGCGCTGTCGCCCGTGGCCGACGCGCTGCGCCACGCCACCGGATATTCGGTCGGCGGGCAGGACGTGTACCCGGCGGCGGAAGGCGCCTACACCGGAGAAATTTCGCCGGGCATGCTCATGGACTGCGGGTGCGCCTGGGTGCTTACCGGCCATTCCGAGCGCCGCCACGTCATCGGTGAAAGCGATGAGCTGGTGGGCGCCAAGACAGCGTTCAGCATCGATGCCGGCCTCAAGGTGGTGCTGTGCATCGGCGAGACCATCGAAGAGCGCGAGGCAGGCCGCCTGGGCGAAGTGCTTGAACGCCAGTTGGAGGCCGGTCTGGCCGGGGTGAAGGGAGATGCCGTGCCCGCCGCCATCGCCGTGGCCTACGAACCGGTGTGGGCCATCGGTACCGGCAAGGTGGCCGGGCCGCCTGAAATCGTCGAGGCGCATGGCCTGGTGCGTCAACTGCTGGTGGCCCGCTTCGGCGAAGGGGGAGTGGCGGTGCGCATCCTGTATGGTGGCAGCGTCAAGCCCGAGAACGCCCGTGAAATCATTGCCCTTGACAATGTGGACGGTGTCTTGGTAGGAGGCGCTTCTTTGCAGGCTGACTCGTTCAGCCGCATCATTCTGGCGTAA
- a CDS encoding rod shape-determining protein, producing MLRRLFGFLGKDLAMDLGTANTLLYTRAEGIVLNEPSVVALETDRNTVLAVGREAKEFLGRTPKRIRAIRPMKDGVIADFEVTRQMIAFFIRKVISGFSLVKPGIVICVPTGITQVEKRAVIESAHQAGARDVRLVEEPMAAAIGANLPIHEPLGNMVVDIGGGTTEVAVITLSAIAYAESVRVAGDAMNQAVQRYFKEEFQLLIGENTAERIKMAIGSAFPLPEQLMVEVSGKDMVSGTPKVVRVTDGHVREALQEPVRIIVMAIRKALEKTPPELSADIASNGVLLAGGGALLKGLGALVSRETRLKVIIDDDPLTTVVRGTGRTLDDGKFYRRVYIN from the coding sequence ATGCTGCGCAGACTGTTCGGCTTCCTGGGCAAGGACCTTGCCATGGATCTGGGTACGGCCAACACGCTGCTGTACACCCGTGCCGAGGGCATCGTGCTGAACGAGCCTTCGGTGGTCGCCCTGGAAACCGACCGCAACACGGTGCTCGCGGTGGGGCGCGAGGCCAAGGAATTCCTTGGCCGCACCCCCAAGCGCATCCGGGCCATCCGCCCCATGAAGGACGGCGTCATCGCCGACTTCGAGGTGACGCGGCAGATGATCGCCTTCTTCATCCGCAAGGTCATCAGCGGTTTTTCGCTGGTCAAGCCGGGCATCGTCATCTGCGTGCCCACGGGCATCACCCAGGTGGAAAAGCGCGCGGTCATCGAATCGGCCCACCAGGCCGGCGCGCGCGACGTGCGCCTGGTGGAGGAGCCCATGGCCGCGGCCATCGGGGCCAACCTGCCCATCCACGAGCCGCTGGGCAACATGGTGGTGGACATCGGCGGCGGCACCACCGAGGTGGCGGTGATAACCCTGTCCGCCATCGCCTACGCCGAATCGGTGCGGGTGGCGGGCGATGCCATGAACCAGGCGGTGCAGCGCTACTTCAAGGAAGAATTCCAGCTGCTCATCGGCGAGAACACCGCCGAGCGCATCAAGATGGCCATCGGCTCGGCCTTTCCCCTGCCGGAACAGCTGATGGTCGAGGTGTCCGGCAAGGACATGGTGAGCGGCACCCCCAAGGTGGTGCGCGTTACCGACGGCCACGTGCGCGAGGCCCTGCAGGAGCCGGTGCGCATCATCGTCATGGCCATCCGCAAGGCGCTGGAAAAGACCCCGCCGGAACTGTCCGCCGACATCGCCAGCAACGGCGTGTTGCTGGCGGGCGGCGGCGCGCTGCTGAAGGGCCTGGGCGCGCTGGTCTCGCGCGAGACGCGCCTGAAGGTCATCATCGACGACGACCCGCTGACCACCGTGGTGCGCGGCACGGGCCGCACCTTGGACGACGGCAAGTTCTACCGCCGCGTGTACATCAACTAG
- the rimI gene encoding ribosomal protein S18-alanine N-acetyltransferase, which yields MQSPVCSGSGGGQRGPRAEFFRLGSDDIVEVAALERQCFSTPWSEEQFHLAFERKVFSVFGLRDAGQLVAYVAVYHLAGELEILNVAVHPDQRRRGLGRRLLAILLQVGAKMGIHRAVLEVRTGNAPAIGLYEGLGFTRAGVRPHYYGDTGEDAIIYECDLAEWACREPDCAAPTGGLGAEPDGAGAGSGEV from the coding sequence ATGCAGTCTCCTGTCTGTTCCGGGTCCGGCGGGGGCCAGCGCGGCCCCCGGGCGGAATTCTTTCGCCTGGGCTCCGACGACATCGTTGAAGTGGCCGCCCTGGAACGCCAGTGCTTTTCCACCCCGTGGAGCGAAGAACAGTTTCACCTGGCCTTCGAGCGCAAGGTCTTTTCGGTGTTCGGCCTGCGCGATGCGGGACAGCTGGTGGCGTACGTGGCCGTGTACCACCTGGCGGGTGAACTGGAAATACTCAACGTGGCCGTGCACCCCGACCAGCGACGACGGGGGCTGGGCCGCCGCCTGCTGGCCATCCTGTTGCAAGTGGGTGCCAAAATGGGCATACATAGGGCCGTGCTTGAGGTCCGCACCGGCAACGCCCCGGCCATCGGCCTGTACGAGGGGCTGGGGTTCACCCGCGCGGGCGTGCGACCGCACTACTACGGCGATACCGGCGAAGACGCCATCATCTACGAATGCGACCTTGCGGAGTGGGCCTGCCGCGAGCCGGATTGCGCCGCCCCGACAGGCGGGCTTGGCGCCGAGCCGGATGGGGCGGGCGCAGGTTCCGGCGAGGTCTGA
- a CDS encoding substrate-binding periplasmic protein — protein MVVRRMPCNTFSFASSTAGAPPACTAPWPCATRARKAISTAFLAATRARVLRASLAVSSICAVLSVGLACTSPASALTLLTEDLPPFNFVQDNAPRGPGMDIVLEVLRRNGLAPSSEAIRVLPWPRAFHLALNTPDALLFCTARTPEREKLFKWVGPVMRVTVGTVVRKNSRLAPRQWRDLQGLRVGTVRNTVGEQLLIEQGVPSAMLHSATTPSDAVRMLAAGRIDVLAFNIHSTLYTMEQGNIDSAEYAVSMVLQKLDLYMAFNTDVDDTLLHRLQATLDAMRCNGGTPGTSDLVRMVQPYSPYFPPDSIPEERNCPRTGTNVR, from the coding sequence ATGGTCGTTCGTCGTATGCCTTGCAACACCTTCTCCTTCGCATCCAGCACGGCAGGCGCACCGCCTGCATGCACCGCACCGTGGCCCTGCGCCACGCGGGCTCGCAAGGCCATATCGACAGCCTTTCTTGCCGCCACCCGTGCCCGCGTGCTGCGCGCCAGTCTGGCCGTGTCGAGCATCTGCGCCGTGTTGAGCGTCGGCCTTGCATGCACGAGCCCCGCCAGTGCCCTTACGCTGCTCACCGAAGACCTTCCCCCCTTCAATTTCGTTCAGGACAACGCACCACGCGGCCCTGGCATGGATATCGTCCTTGAAGTCCTGCGCCGCAACGGACTTGCCCCGTCTTCAGAAGCAATCAGGGTGCTGCCCTGGCCCAGGGCCTTCCATCTGGCCCTGAATACCCCCGATGCCCTGCTGTTCTGCACCGCACGCACGCCGGAACGCGAAAAGCTGTTCAAATGGGTGGGGCCGGTCATGCGGGTGACCGTAGGTACCGTGGTACGCAAGAACAGCCGCCTGGCCCCCCGTCAATGGCGCGACCTGCAAGGGCTACGCGTGGGCACGGTGCGCAATACCGTGGGCGAGCAACTGCTGATCGAGCAGGGAGTGCCCTCCGCCATGTTGCACTCGGCCACCACTCCGAGCGACGCGGTGCGCATGCTGGCCGCAGGGAGGATAGACGTGCTGGCCTTCAACATCCACTCCACCCTGTACACGATGGAACAGGGCAACATCGACAGCGCGGAATACGCCGTGTCCATGGTGCTTCAGAAGCTGGACCTGTACATGGCGTTCAACACCGATGTTGACGACACCCTGCTGCACCGCCTGCAAGCTACCCTGGATGCCATGCGCTGCAATGGCGGCACCCCGGGCACCAGTGATCTTGTCCGCATGGTGCAGCCCTATTCCCCGTATTTCCCGCCCGATTCGATCCCGGAAGAGCGCAATTGCCCGCGTACCGGAACGAATGTTCGCTGA
- a CDS encoding GAF domain-containing protein, with the protein MNSQRCHERILAIICSVFDAYSAVLFLPDGTAIESTDLSAGAATAAATAALDRDSQLHRLAASFSLGDMVDTGTAIAPGRGLVGWIIRNREPLLVNNFDQRQSHLGYYRSNEEATIKAFMGCPVPGGGALCIDSKRQYSFSDKDQKILQLFADLISGVEGVVCQGAGQASLTRYYAALQVISELRGRISRWPQFLAEFLRLMAEATGFDHALFAARDGDGQNYILEGESHQLLLGKGDAPMYPIGNGIVGWVFRNDAPVYTEGTDGAPMAPLFGKGAHMPAFRSVMCLPLMINKVTRGVLCLGHGEPRVIPDDLRAFTRMSVDHLALFLENLYLKSRLRELLPKARLERRVPAPAPHERSDRDTDD; encoded by the coding sequence ATGAACAGCCAACGTTGCCACGAACGCATTCTTGCCATCATTTGCAGCGTGTTCGACGCGTATTCCGCCGTGCTCTTCCTGCCGGACGGGACAGCCATCGAAAGTACCGACCTTTCGGCCGGTGCCGCCACGGCGGCAGCCACCGCCGCGCTGGACCGCGACAGCCAGTTGCATCGCCTTGCCGCCAGCTTCAGCCTGGGCGACATGGTGGACACCGGCACGGCCATCGCCCCGGGGCGCGGGCTGGTGGGCTGGATCATCCGCAACCGCGAGCCGCTGCTGGTCAACAACTTCGACCAGCGCCAGAGCCACCTTGGCTACTACCGCAGCAACGAGGAGGCCACCATCAAGGCCTTCATGGGCTGCCCCGTGCCCGGCGGCGGCGCGCTGTGCATCGACAGCAAGCGGCAGTATTCCTTTTCCGACAAGGACCAGAAGATCCTGCAACTGTTCGCGGACCTCATTTCCGGGGTCGAGGGCGTGGTCTGCCAGGGGGCCGGACAGGCCAGCCTGACCCGCTACTACGCGGCCTTGCAGGTGATCAGCGAACTGCGCGGGCGCATCAGCCGCTGGCCGCAATTCCTGGCCGAATTCCTGCGCCTGATGGCCGAGGCCACCGGCTTCGACCATGCGCTGTTCGCCGCCCGCGACGGCGACGGGCAGAACTACATCCTGGAAGGCGAAAGCCACCAGCTGCTGCTGGGCAAGGGCGACGCGCCCATGTATCCCATCGGCAACGGCATCGTGGGCTGGGTGTTCCGCAACGATGCCCCGGTGTACACCGAAGGCACCGACGGCGCGCCCATGGCGCCGCTGTTCGGCAAGGGGGCGCACATGCCCGCCTTCCGCTCCGTCATGTGCCTGCCGCTGATGATCAACAAGGTCACGCGCGGGGTGCTGTGCCTGGGGCACGGCGAGCCGCGCGTCATCCCCGACGATCTGCGCGCCTTCACCCGCATGTCGGTGGACCATCTGGCGCTGTTTCTGGAGAACCTGTACCTGAAGAGCAGGCTGCGCGAACTGCTGCCCAAGGCCCGGCTGGAACGCCGCGTACCCGCGCCCGCCCCGCACGAACGATCCGACCGCGACACCGACGACTGA
- a CDS encoding 16S rRNA (uracil(1498)-N(3))-methyltransferase — protein sequence MRTFFLPPERWAEPYLLEGQEARHLVKVVRVRAGDSVRLLDGRGREGEFRVTDTEKALVRLEPVSITEHPAPASQAVLAIGWGKEVRRGWLMEKAVELEAGGIWLWQAERSQSRVPEETRESWHAQMEAGAKQSRNPWLPELRTLPGGVAELAEASRDFAKRFILWEGDTGGVLLGAGDIGQPGRTLFVVGPEGGFSDREVAALLDSGMQAVSLGNRVLRWETAAMLCLGLHWWARQGR from the coding sequence ATGCGCACCTTTTTCCTGCCGCCCGAACGCTGGGCCGAACCGTACCTGCTCGAAGGGCAGGAAGCCCGCCACCTGGTCAAGGTGGTGCGGGTGCGCGCGGGCGACTCGGTGCGCCTGCTGGATGGCCGGGGGCGCGAGGGCGAATTCCGGGTCACGGACACGGAAAAGGCTCTGGTGCGCCTGGAGCCGGTGTCGATCACCGAGCATCCGGCCCCGGCATCGCAGGCGGTGCTGGCCATCGGCTGGGGCAAGGAAGTGCGCCGGGGCTGGCTGATGGAAAAGGCGGTGGAACTGGAGGCGGGCGGCATCTGGCTGTGGCAGGCGGAGCGCAGCCAGTCGCGCGTGCCCGAGGAAACCCGCGAATCATGGCACGCCCAGATGGAGGCCGGAGCCAAGCAGAGCCGCAACCCGTGGCTGCCGGAACTCCGCACCCTGCCCGGCGGCGTGGCCGAACTGGCCGAGGCCAGCCGCGATTTCGCCAAGCGGTTCATCCTGTGGGAAGGCGACACCGGCGGCGTGCTGCTGGGCGCCGGAGACATCGGCCAGCCGGGCCGCACCCTGTTCGTGGTGGGTCCGGAGGGCGGTTTTTCCGACCGCGAGGTGGCGGCTTTGCTGGATTCCGGCATGCAGGCCGTAAGCCTTGGCAACCGGGTGCTGCGCTGGGAAACGGCGGCCATGCTCTGCCTGGGGCTGCACTGGTGGGCCCGGCAGGGACGATAG
- the secG gene encoding preprotein translocase subunit SecG, with translation MQTLILTLHVVACLALIVLVLLQSGKEGMGVIFGGGNTSLFGSTGAGGMLAKLTAFLAVLFIITSLSYNVLTSSRKSDDSTILDVKLEDVQPAPGAPAAPAAPAPAAPAEQKSN, from the coding sequence GTGCAGACCCTGATCCTGACCCTGCATGTGGTCGCGTGTCTTGCCCTGATCGTGCTGGTGCTGCTGCAATCCGGCAAGGAAGGCATGGGCGTGATCTTCGGCGGTGGCAACACCTCGCTGTTCGGCAGCACTGGCGCCGGCGGCATGCTTGCCAAGCTGACCGCGTTTCTGGCGGTCCTGTTCATCATCACGTCGCTGTCGTACAACGTGCTCACCAGCAGCCGCAAGTCGGACGATTCGACCATCCTCGACGTGAAGCTGGAAGACGTGCAGCCCGCCCCCGGTGCGCCTGCCGCGCCTGCCGCGCCTGCTCCCGCCGCACCGGCCGAGCAGAAGTCCAACTAG
- the gcvT gene encoding glycine cleavage system aminomethyltransferase GcvT: MSDLLQTPLSAWHRAAGAKMAPFAGWDMPIQYPTGIIAEHVQTRESAALFDICHMGEFTLRGPGARGALSRAVSHNLETLKPGRCRYGFLLNEAGGILDDLIVYCIAEDDYMLVVNGACTESDFAALRSRLPAALPFEDISARTAKLDLQGPKSFDVLEAVLGESFRDLPYFGFRSVVFGGAPLLVSRTGYTGELGVELYLPWDKAEALWTALLADERVKPAGLGARDTLRLEVGLPLYGHDLDDTHTPAEAGYGSMLTNPADYVGKGADREVREPLVALSIPGRRSARHGDVVALPDGTVAGVVTSGSFCPTLGYAVALARVAAAHAEAPTFVVKAAKVELEATRVALPFYTQGTARTKLI; the protein is encoded by the coding sequence TTGTCGGACCTGCTGCAAACCCCGCTTTCCGCGTGGCACCGGGCCGCCGGGGCCAAGATGGCCCCCTTTGCCGGGTGGGACATGCCCATCCAGTACCCCACCGGCATCATCGCCGAGCACGTGCAGACGCGTGAATCCGCCGCCCTGTTCGACATCTGCCACATGGGCGAATTCACCCTGCGCGGCCCCGGAGCGCGCGGTGCGCTGTCCCGCGCCGTCAGCCACAACCTGGAAACGCTGAAGCCCGGCCGTTGCCGTTACGGCTTTCTGCTGAACGAGGCGGGCGGCATCCTGGACGACCTCATCGTGTACTGCATCGCCGAGGACGACTACATGCTGGTGGTCAACGGCGCCTGCACAGAAAGCGACTTCGCCGCCCTGCGTTCGCGCCTGCCCGCCGCCCTGCCCTTCGAGGACATCTCGGCCCGCACCGCCAAGCTGGACCTGCAAGGCCCCAAGTCGTTCGACGTGCTGGAAGCGGTGCTGGGCGAAAGCTTCCGCGACCTGCCCTATTTCGGCTTCCGTTCCGTGGTCTTCGGCGGCGCGCCGCTGCTGGTCAGTCGGACTGGTTACACCGGCGAACTGGGCGTGGAACTGTACCTGCCCTGGGACAAGGCCGAGGCCCTGTGGACCGCCCTGCTGGCCGACGAGCGCGTGAAGCCCGCGGGCCTTGGCGCGCGTGACACCCTGCGTCTGGAAGTGGGCCTGCCCCTGTACGGCCACGACCTGGACGACACCCACACCCCGGCGGAAGCGGGCTACGGCTCCATGCTGACCAACCCTGCCGACTACGTGGGCAAGGGCGCGGACCGCGAAGTGCGCGAGCCGCTGGTGGCGCTGTCCATTCCCGGTCGCCGCAGCGCCCGCCACGGCGACGTGGTGGCCCTGCCCGACGGCACCGTTGCCGGCGTGGTGACCAGCGGATCGTTCTGCCCCACGCTGGGCTACGCCGTGGCGCTGGCCCGCGTTGCCGCCGCCCATGCCGAGGCCCCCACTTTCGTGGTCAAGGCCGCCAAGGTGGAACTGGAAGCCACCCGCGTGGCGTTGCCGTTCTATACGCAAGGGACAGCGCGGACCAAACTGATCTAG
- a CDS encoding S24 family peptidase: protein MPDAFDTFFARVMQGTDITTQQALARVLGVNRSAITQAKNRDAIPQKWILRLSRVYGLAPDWLEYGRGTPRPAPLAQPLAAAVHGAGNIPPQSASSHFNPAGSVAARAATLRPSMPAPHHAALPPAVHMVPKVRARLSAGGGSFEVQAMPVGGQPFAHAWLARKGTPSAMVLMDVVGDSMEPEIRDGDTVLVDRATEDLRFGQVYAVGLEDAVLVKRVMRTPDGLALVSDNPAYSPIRVRGDELEQFRVIGRVVWLCREIG from the coding sequence ATGCCGGATGCCTTCGACACCTTCTTCGCCCGGGTCATGCAGGGCACGGACATCACCACGCAGCAGGCCCTTGCCCGCGTGCTGGGGGTGAACCGCAGCGCCATCACCCAGGCCAAGAACCGCGATGCCATCCCGCAAAAGTGGATTCTGCGGCTCTCGCGGGTATACGGGCTGGCACCCGACTGGCTGGAATACGGTCGCGGCACACCCCGCCCCGCTCCGTTGGCGCAGCCCTTGGCGGCAGCGGTACACGGAGCAGGAAATATCCCCCCGCAGTCGGCCAGCAGCCATTTCAACCCCGCGGGTTCCGTTGCCGCACGTGCGGCAACGCTGCGCCCGTCCATGCCTGCCCCGCACCACGCAGCCTTGCCCCCCGCCGTTCACATGGTGCCCAAGGTCCGCGCCCGCCTGAGCGCTGGCGGCGGCTCGTTCGAAGTGCAGGCCATGCCCGTGGGCGGCCAGCCCTTTGCGCATGCCTGGCTGGCCCGCAAGGGCACCCCTTCGGCCATGGTGCTCATGGACGTGGTGGGCGACAGCATGGAACCGGAAATCCGCGACGGCGACACCGTGCTGGTGGACCGCGCCACCGAAGACCTGCGTTTCGGCCAGGTCTATGCCGTGGGACTGGAAGATGCCGTGCTGGTCAAGCGCGTCATGCGCACCCCGGACGGCCTGGCCCTTGTCAGCGACAACCCCGCGTATTCGCCCATCCGCGTGCGCGGCGACGAACTGGAACAGTTCCGCGTCATTGGCCGGGTGGTCTGGCTGTGCCGAGAAATCGGATAG
- a CDS encoding replication-associated recombination protein A: protein MTLKQPLPERIRPSTLDGFVGQTHLTPRIAALLRAERLPSLLLFGPPGCGKSTLALLLANAHGTKVLRLSAPEAGLQQLRRSLSGVDVLVLDELHRFSKAQQDFFLPILESGEITMIATTTENPSFSVTRQLLSRLHVMRLRPLGREELMELGRRGGTAQEAPLTDDVLDFLSGMSHGDARAMLNLVEYVAGLPAENRGLDGVRAAMPEIVSRHDKDGDSHYELASALIKSIRGSDPDAALYYLACLLEGGEDPRFVCRRLILSASEDVGLADPQALPLAVACQQAVEFVGMPEGFIPMAQTVVHLALARKSNSSYAAYLNAAREIKLNGPQPVPMHLRNAATKLQKDWGYGKGYKYPHNYPDGWIEQDYLPDGLTERRFYQPKEHGDEQRLTNWWRRLVRQRKPRPE from the coding sequence GTGACGCTGAAGCAGCCCCTGCCGGAACGCATCCGGCCCAGCACCCTCGACGGCTTCGTGGGCCAGACCCACCTTACGCCGCGCATTGCCGCATTGCTGCGCGCCGAACGGCTGCCCAGCCTGTTGCTGTTCGGCCCGCCGGGGTGCGGCAAGTCCACGCTGGCCCTGCTGCTGGCCAATGCCCACGGCACCAAGGTGCTGCGCCTCAGCGCGCCCGAGGCGGGGTTGCAGCAGTTGCGACGTTCGCTGTCCGGGGTGGACGTGCTGGTGCTGGACGAATTGCACCGCTTCTCCAAGGCCCAGCAGGACTTCTTTCTGCCCATCCTGGAAAGCGGCGAAATCACCATGATCGCCACCACCACCGAGAATCCGTCCTTCAGCGTGACCCGCCAGCTGCTGTCACGGCTGCACGTCATGCGCCTGCGCCCGCTGGGCCGCGAGGAACTGATGGAACTGGGCAGGCGCGGCGGCACGGCGCAGGAAGCCCCCCTGACCGACGACGTGCTGGATTTTTTGTCCGGCATGTCCCACGGCGACGCCCGCGCCATGCTGAACCTGGTGGAATACGTGGCCGGGCTGCCCGCCGAGAATCGCGGGCTGGACGGGGTGCGCGCCGCCATGCCGGAAATCGTCAGCCGCCACGACAAGGACGGCGACAGCCATTACGAGTTGGCTTCCGCGCTCATCAAGTCCATACGCGGCAGCGACCCGGACGCGGCCCTGTACTACCTGGCCTGCCTGCTGGAAGGCGGCGAGGATCCGCGCTTCGTGTGCCGCAGGCTGATTCTTTCCGCGTCCGAGGACGTGGGACTGGCCGACCCGCAGGCACTGCCGCTGGCCGTGGCCTGCCAGCAGGCCGTGGAATTCGTGGGCATGCCGGAAGGGTTCATCCCCATGGCCCAGACCGTGGTGCACCTGGCCCTGGCCCGCAAGAGCAATTCAAGCTACGCCGCCTACCTCAATGCCGCGCGGGAAATAAAGCTGAACGGCCCGCAGCCCGTGCCCATGCACCTGCGCAATGCCGCCACCAAGTTGCAGAAGGACTGGGGCTACGGCAAGGGCTACAAGTACCCCCACAACTACCCGGACGGCTGGATAGAGCAGGACTACCTGCCCGACGGTCTGACGGAACGCCGCTTCTACCAGCCCAAGGAACACGGTGACGAGCAGCGCCTGACCAACTGGTGGCGCAGGCTGGTCCGCCAGCGCAAGCCGCGCCCCGAGTAG
- a CDS encoding inositol monophosphatase family protein encodes MPAESLSVPSVESSPVPSGQSSSDSSGLAASPFAPLLPRILEIIHESGALVMDHWRKPRNIRLKGRIDLVTETDLAVEAFLKDRLKDVVPGATFMAEESATSRTPQGTCWIIDPIDGTTNFAHSLPFVATSVGLWHDGQVVLGIVNAPVLGECFWAVRGGGAFRNGETLHVSDREPLEQAVVATGFPYTISEDVDTVLARLRKALVTTRGVRRCGAAAIDLAFVAAGRFDAFYEADLKPWDTAAGWLLVEEAGGRVTGFDGAPYDFTNEGILASNGLLHEAMHAVLAL; translated from the coding sequence ATGCCCGCAGAATCTTTGTCAGTTCCTTCCGTCGAATCTTCGCCAGTTCCTTCCGGCCAGTCTTCGTCAGATTCTTCCGGCCTTGCCGCTTCCCCTTTTGCCCCGCTGTTGCCCCGCATTCTGGAGATCATCCACGAAAGTGGCGCCCTGGTCATGGACCACTGGCGCAAGCCGCGCAACATCCGGCTCAAGGGGCGCATCGACCTGGTGACCGAAACCGACCTTGCGGTGGAGGCCTTTCTCAAGGACCGCTTGAAGGACGTGGTGCCGGGCGCCACCTTCATGGCCGAGGAAAGCGCCACATCGCGCACGCCGCAGGGCACCTGCTGGATCATCGACCCCATCGACGGCACCACCAACTTCGCGCATTCGCTGCCCTTTGTGGCCACCTCCGTGGGGTTGTGGCACGACGGGCAGGTAGTGCTGGGCATCGTCAATGCGCCCGTGCTGGGTGAGTGCTTCTGGGCGGTGCGGGGCGGCGGGGCTTTTCGCAACGGCGAAACGCTGCATGTCTCCGACCGCGAGCCGCTGGAGCAGGCAGTGGTGGCCACCGGCTTTCCCTACACCATCAGTGAGGACGTGGACACGGTGCTGGCGCGGCTGCGCAAGGCTCTGGTGACCACGCGCGGGGTGCGCCGCTGTGGTGCGGCTGCCATCGACCTGGCCTTCGTGGCCGCTGGTCGGTTCGACGCCTTCTACGAGGCGGACCTGAAGCCGTGGGACACAGCGGCGGGCTGGCTGCTGGTGGAAGAGGCGGGGGGGCGCGTGACCGGATTCGACGGCGCCCCGTACGATTTCACCAACGAGGGCATCCTGGCCAGCAATGGCCTGCTGCACGAGGCCATGCACGCCGTGCTGGCGCTGTAG
- a CDS encoding NUDIX hydrolase, whose protein sequence is MGKRPPSHAADESTDTRRPLPAAKGGRARSRGRVAPRRNARPRPGHQDDAAPVDGVEYLEITDERDRPLMIMPIAQARRQPLRHRVVLVMLYDAEGRIYLQKRAATKHLYPGRWDLSATGHVLAGESREDAALRELREELGIAAGRLIRRAEIPATEATEFAHITLFAAGPVGEAPQPNPDEVADGMFVDADELDALLEHFRDMLTPALVWATERGDVFRDMPCPVPAEEPELPELAELA, encoded by the coding sequence ATGGGCAAACGCCCTCCTTCACATGCTGCGGACGAATCGACCGACACCCGCCGTCCCTTGCCCGCCGCCAAGGGCGGGCGCGCCAGATCGCGTGGCCGGGTGGCCCCGCGCCGAAACGCCAGGCCCAGACCGGGGCATCAGGACGACGCGGCCCCGGTTGATGGCGTGGAATACCTGGAAATCACCGACGAGCGCGACAGGCCCCTGATGATCATGCCCATTGCCCAGGCCCGCCGCCAGCCGTTGCGCCACCGGGTGGTGCTGGTCATGCTGTACGACGCCGAGGGCCGCATCTACCTGCAAAAGCGTGCCGCGACCAAGCACCTGTACCCTGGCCGCTGGGATCTTTCGGCCACCGGTCACGTGCTGGCCGGAGAATCGCGAGAAGACGCCGCCCTGCGCGAACTGCGCGAGGAACTGGGCATCGCCGCGGGGCGCCTGATACGCCGGGCGGAAATTCCCGCCACAGAGGCCACGGAATTCGCGCACATCACCCTGTTTGCGGCCGGCCCCGTGGGCGAAGCGCCGCAACCCAACCCGGACGAAGTGGCCGACGGCATGTTCGTGGATGCCGACGAACTTGATGCGCTGCTTGAACACTTCCGGGACATGCTGACGCCCGCGCTGGTCTGGGCCACGGAACGGGGCGACGTGTTCCGCGACATGCCCTGCCCCGTCCCAGCCGAAGAGCCGGAGCTTCCCGAACTGGCCGAACTGGCCTGA